CAATGGCAAGGTAGAATGCTCCTTTTTTGAAAGGCTGGATGCTGCCTTTGTTGAATCTTGCACCTTCTGGGAATACCCAGAGTTTAGTCtacgaaaataaatatattgctTAGCAAAACgtttatttatataggtaccaataaataaattctattaGGCCAGTCAGTATTCATAATAATAGGTATAATCGCCGGGAGGCTGACTGGATTTCTCAAAAAAATTGCTTGGTGACTGTGtagatgtaataagcgctttaGTCCTACAAAAAACAGGTATAATAGTGCAAAAATAAACTAGTGAATATGTAATAGAAACAGCAAGCCTTTTTGTCACCTTTTCTTGAATAACACGGTCAGTAGCTTCCCTCATGAGCTTACGAGCTCGGTCAGTCTTCAGGCGGTCAATAAACACCAGTCCTGATAGCCAGGCACCGAACCCAAATGCTCCAGTGAACATCAGTGGTCTCTTGGCAACCACTGTGCAACGCTTCATCCGGGGCCACATCTCGAACATTCCTAAATAAGTAAAGGGAGATGATTAATTAAATGTTGGTCAAAGTACTCATACAAACTCATAGTAAAAACTTACTTTAGtttgaaatattataaaatttcctAATTTTACTAGTATATATGCAGTATATATATGTATCTAGTACAGTGTAGTTTAGTTTAAGGCAATTTCATGACAGTATTTAATTATGTACGTAGCTTTGTtgccatttatttatttacacattaacttgccgtaaaataaataaaattcgtcATTGTTAGAAGAATGttagtttataataaatatatttattgttttactgACCTAGAATGTCCAGAGAGCTCTGATGATTGGAAATGACTATGTAGCACTGCTCGCTGTCCCAGTGCTCCATACCTCTCAACTCCCATTCTATTCCCACTATATAAGAAGCATAACGGCAAAACCTGGAAGCAACACTGTGCACCACGACATATAAGAATATATTTTCCTTTCTAACACTTAATTATAGATTGAcattcaagaataaaaaaataatcgatATCTTACACTAAGTTAGTTACGTCGCGGGGATATAGTAGCACTACGGGTAATAAAACGGTGCAGATCACtagtacatatacataatataagaAAAACTTTAGGTAATATCGAAAAACATCACTTTTTTCGTAAAGGAAGGGCAAGGTAAATATAAAACCCGCCAAAAATAATTCAGGATACGAATAGGAGGAAGCCATAACGAAGAATGACAGttagaaaaaaatgttataagAGCAAAAAAATACGATACTGCCAAGCCAATGTATAAGACAAGTTATGGAGTGTAGAAGTAGACCGAACCTCTACCTTCCATAGTATAAGTAATAGccataacacactaccgcaccgcaagGTACGGTAGTGTGTTATGTCTATAAGTAATGACATAAAGGTTATACTCACTATGGAGGTGAATAAAAAGCAAAATTGTGTCCacatctctttctcgctctcacttatgagCGCAGCGCACCGTGACCTTGGTACTGCTTGGTAATGTTACCGCTTTTAGCATTATTAAAGCTATCTTCTAAATTGTTTCAGTGTTAGAGGTTTTAGTTTACTTGGTTAGTGCCGTTAGTGCTCTAATTCACCTTCGGTTTGACTAATGTGTCAGTCGCCTTATTTGCTCAGTTGTTTATGGTTTTTAATTTGGGAATCAAGGTGTCATGTCAAGCTAGTTAAGCTGGCAACTTTTGAAAGATTTGTCAGTGGTGGTGGACGTGTGGTGGAAGCTTTCTTTTCCGGTGGTGTTCTTGAAGTGAATACCACTGTTGCGGACTTttagttaaattaaaaatggtgAGTGATTATAGTTAAAATATTGCTGAAAGCGCGAATAACTAAGTGTGTTACTGTGTAATTGTGTGGTAATTTCTATCATATACCTGTGATCATTGAAATATAACCAGATTTAGTTGTCCGCCTCCCATTATACAAATATGCAGTACAATAGTGTATTTCGAGATTCCCGTTCATTGTATTTAGTTGAAAATACCACGCTATAGTATTTAGTATTTCTGTGCACTTGTGATTGTTGAATAATGGTGCGTTTTCATTGCTTAAACAGTACATTTGTTAGGTTATAACCTAAATGATGAAACACCGACACATGCGCGTCATCTGAGGCCACGGAAGATGCAGAATTGACCTGCAGTGAGATGTTCTATCAAGCTGCAGTAATGTTTTGTTCTCGACCGTGGCACATAGTGATTATAAAGTGTCTCTGATACATTAAATACGCTGCAGTTATATAAACTTGTTTCGCAAATGAATTATAACCTCTAGTTTTTCTAGGCTTTCGTGAAAGTGGTGAAGAATAAGCAGTACTTCAAGAGATTCCAAGTTAAGTTCAAGAGGCGTCGTGAGGGTAAAACCGACTACTATGCCCGCAAGCGTCTTGTCGTTCAGGtaattaatttatactatacctGGCTTAGCTAAACATTGTATAGCGATCGATTGACCCTGCCTTTGTTGCGAGTTGTTTATTGTGAATTTTCACGTGTATCTTGTTATTTTAGGACAAGAACAAGTACAACACCCCCAAGTACCGCCTGATCGTGCGTCTCTCCAACAAAGATGTGACCTGCCAGGTCGCCTACTCCCGCATTGAGGGAGACCACATTGTATGCGCCGCATACTCCCACGAACTGCCGCGTTACGGCGTCAAGGTGTGttcatttatttgtttattatgaCTTCCAAATCTTTGTATATAAATGTCTAGGCTAATATTCCTTGCGCGTAGTTTTCTAACCCAACTCTTTAAGCACGTGTTAATTATATCACGCTGGCGCATTACCTGTCATATATATTAAAAAGCTCTGCATAAAATTTAAGCTTAGTAAATGATGATTCTGAACGGGCGGTCTGAAGAGACGTACAAACTCACAACACCCTGTTGTTATATGTTCATTTCTGATCAACATTTACTACTTAACAATCTTCAATACCTGTTGTTTTTTGCTAGTGCTGACAGACATTCTTGTTTAGGTCGGTCTTACAAACTATGCCGCCTCCTACTGCACTGGTCTGTTGCTGGCTCGACGACTGCTGCAGAGGCTAGGCCTCGACTCCCTGTATGTGGGTGCCACACAAGTCACTGGTGACGAGTTCCATGTACCAGAGTCTAGTGGACCCAGCGCTTTCAGGTGAGGTTTATAGCcagtaaaattaattattacatcTATATTTATAAAGTGATGACAATAATACGGGCGGACAGAGAGCAACGTACAAATGCTAACAAATCATGTTGAATGTATTTACTGACTACAAAAGGCCTTAATAAATAAAGATGAGATGTGCATTATATCCTGTACTAATTGATTTCATCTCTATAGATGTTACCTGGACGTGGGTCTGGCTCGCACCACTACTGGAGCAAGAGTGTTTGGAGCCATGAAGGGTGCCGTTGACGGTGGCCTGAATGTACCTCACTCTGTCAAAAGATTCCCTGGTTATGATGCAGAGGCAAAGAAATTCAATGCCGATGTTCATAGGTAAGACCAACAACATACAGTAGCAGCAAACTTATACATCCAAGTATAGTATTGGCTCTATTCATCCACCGAATAATACTTTGTTGATTATTTGGACAGCCCTATTAGAGCAACATAAACTAGCAAGGTTTTTGGTTGTCGAAATGTTAACACTTAACCTTTAAACCGATTTTGCTAACATATTTCCTTTTTATTAAAGTAACCTGCCATAACAGCCATCCTCCTTAAACCTAGTCAGCACCTtactataacaaaaaataggtAG
Above is a window of Cydia splendana chromosome Z, ilCydSple1.2, whole genome shotgun sequence DNA encoding:
- the LOC134804221 gene encoding large ribosomal subunit protein uL18; amino-acid sequence: MAFVKVVKNKQYFKRFQVKFKRRREGKTDYYARKRLVVQDKNKYNTPKYRLIVRLSNKDVTCQVAYSRIEGDHIVCAAYSHELPRYGVKVGLTNYAASYCTGLLLARRLLQRLGLDSLYVGATQVTGDEFHVPESSGPSAFRCYLDVGLARTTTGARVFGAMKGAVDGGLNVPHSVKRFPGYDAEAKKFNADVHRSHIFGLHVADYMRNLEQDDDDAFKRQFGKYIKNGVNADAIETIYQKAHEAIRANPSHKKKESKDPAKQKRWNKRKLTVAERKNRIKQKKDSFIKRLQNQAEA
- the LOC134804223 gene encoding 1-acyl-sn-glycerol-3-phosphate acyltransferase alpha-like — protein: MASSYSYPELFLAGFIFTLPFLYEKSDVFRYYLKFFLYYVYVLVICTVLLPVVLLYPRDVTNLVVASRFCRYASYIVGIEWELRGMEHWDSEQCYIVISNHQSSLDILGMFEMWPRMKRCTVVAKRPLMFTGAFGFGAWLSGLVFIDRLKTDRARKLMREATDRVIQEKTKLWVFPEGARFNKGSIQPFKKGAFYLAIDAQIPIMPVVFSQYYFLDSDTKTFEPGKVVITTLPPIPTKGMTRDDIEVLSEMARQKMIEVFNESSKDLVMQKKIAI